The proteins below come from a single Polynucleobacter sp. MWH-UH23A genomic window:
- a CDS encoding universal stress protein: MNKVLIPVDGSSNALLALKHAVKIYGKDAHTEIHICNVQPKIYRHISKFFSKGDINSWQAERAKETARTAAEYLEKSGVSFSFTHVTGDKGEALNNEAIRLGCSRIIIGSAKKNTLSRLFENSTTAKLLEISDIPVEVVTGKSISTLERWGIPAIGAGAATALVAAVID, encoded by the coding sequence ATGAATAAGGTCCTTATTCCAGTTGATGGTTCCAGCAACGCTTTGTTAGCACTCAAGCATGCGGTTAAGATTTATGGAAAAGATGCTCACACGGAAATTCATATTTGCAATGTTCAGCCAAAAATTTATCGTCATATCAGTAAATTTTTTAGCAAAGGTGACATTAACTCTTGGCAGGCTGAGCGTGCAAAAGAAACAGCAAGAACTGCAGCAGAGTACCTAGAGAAATCGGGTGTCAGCTTTTCTTTCACCCATGTCACTGGAGACAAGGGTGAAGCCTTGAATAATGAAGCCATACGTCTGGGCTGCAGTCGCATCATCATTGGTTCAGCTAAGAAAAATACTCTAAGCCGCCTATTTGAAAATTCAACTACTGCCAAATTGCTGGAAATTAGTGACATTCCGGTTGAGGTTGTTACGGGTAAGTCTATTTCTACTCTGGAGCGTTGGGGTATACCTGCTATTGGGGCGGGAGCTGCAACTGCGCTAGTAGCAGCGGTAATTGATTAA
- a CDS encoding TolC family protein produces MLRYLAVVSLSSFLLSNVAAQSQKAYTVNELISMALESSPQVLAARDQSKAVKGQLSTARAIPNPEFEIGTGQQRSVTGPLTVGNVSSWSVVQPLDMPYTRFPRVNAAEATLRAAEATRIAFEIETISKVQQRFYELMRREAEAKANEEDLNLTKQIRDRMQVRYDVGETARFELIRSQTEFLNAQIAAESSKLRVEQARSALRQVVGHALPANYVVVIEQPKVETLPALNILLSEIQAQSPELQKAKADVEASESRLSFEKNARLPKLAFKASQYNDPNFTDRLYGLQISIPIWDFKGGQIAEAEANASKARNQLNAQSQSLEQQLETAYKLYQMAGYQVKVLEQEVVQLAASAQKIAEVSYRYGERGMLEYLDAQRTFRAARNDFIRARFDLASVTTEIQRLRANPDWVAKIESNK; encoded by the coding sequence GTGCTTCGTTATCTTGCTGTAGTTAGCTTAAGCAGCTTTTTATTGAGTAATGTTGCCGCTCAAAGTCAAAAGGCTTATACGGTTAATGAACTCATCTCAATGGCTCTAGAATCTAGCCCTCAAGTTCTCGCTGCGCGTGATCAGTCTAAGGCTGTAAAAGGGCAGCTCTCTACAGCCCGCGCCATTCCTAATCCTGAGTTTGAGATTGGCACAGGTCAGCAACGGTCTGTTACTGGCCCATTAACAGTTGGCAATGTATCTTCATGGTCGGTTGTGCAACCATTAGACATGCCTTATACCCGCTTCCCACGCGTCAATGCAGCTGAAGCTACGTTAAGGGCAGCCGAAGCTACTCGAATTGCTTTTGAGATTGAAACGATATCTAAAGTGCAGCAGCGCTTTTATGAGTTAATGCGTCGGGAGGCAGAGGCAAAAGCAAATGAAGAGGACTTGAATCTTACAAAGCAAATACGTGATCGCATGCAAGTAAGGTATGACGTGGGTGAGACTGCTCGTTTTGAGTTAATTCGATCCCAGACAGAATTCTTAAATGCGCAAATCGCCGCTGAATCTAGTAAGTTAAGGGTAGAGCAGGCTAGGAGTGCTTTGCGCCAAGTTGTGGGGCATGCCTTGCCAGCTAATTATGTTGTAGTTATAGAGCAGCCTAAAGTAGAAACATTGCCCGCTTTAAATATCTTGTTATCAGAGATACAGGCTCAAAGTCCTGAGCTGCAAAAAGCAAAGGCAGATGTGGAGGCAAGCGAGTCTCGTTTAAGTTTTGAAAAAAACGCTCGTTTGCCTAAGTTGGCATTCAAAGCCTCGCAGTACAACGACCCTAACTTTACCGATCGACTGTATGGTTTGCAAATCTCCATACCTATTTGGGACTTTAAAGGCGGTCAGATAGCTGAAGCCGAAGCCAATGCCTCAAAAGCAAGAAACCAATTGAATGCTCAAAGTCAAAGTCTGGAGCAGCAGTTAGAGACTGCTTATAAGCTCTATCAGATGGCTGGCTATCAAGTCAAAGTTTTAGAGCAAGAGGTTGTTCAACTTGCTGCGAGTGCGCAAAAGATTGCTGAGGTGTCCTATCGTTATGGCGAAAGAGGAATGTTGGAATACCTCGATGCGCAAAGGACTTTTCGCGCTGCCAGGAACGATTTTATTAGAGCTAGATTTGATTTAGCTTCTGTGACAACTGAGATTCAACGTTTACGCGCTAACCCAGATTGGGTTGCAAAAATTGAGAGTAATAAGTAA
- a CDS encoding efflux RND transporter periplasmic adaptor subunit, producing the protein MKEKITPFLQWLGHWQKALMGQVKRYSKEWFEQVVQTQSHYYQIIHDWLGTYVPSVIQRYDAAPHQIKKGLFFLPWLVLFVSTLNYFNVFDRGSTIKSVQDPNVVVVNQDFRKMIADGKVQIAPFVEELRASGRIDFNELFLSRIGANVTGRVSEILAVPGQVVKQGDVLAKITSTELTQSQLAYLKAKSASQLADQAANRAKILYKEDVIALAELQKREAESSSAKAEYRAANDQLRVQGMDQASIDRLAKSGVIESINNVIATIPGEIVERKINKGQVVQPADALFTVADLSTLWAISEVPESNSYLIRKGQKASLLIPALRNQEIEGTVAHVDSIVNPQTRTVVVRMELPNKEGLIKPGMLATMLIESQSIDKLVVPVGAVVREDNHDHVFVRIDDDLYRMVPVKLGVEGRGYRPVISGLKEGQEIAIDGAYHLNTERKRQLSGG; encoded by the coding sequence ATGAAAGAAAAAATTACACCATTTCTTCAATGGCTTGGGCATTGGCAGAAAGCTCTTATGGGGCAGGTAAAGCGCTATTCAAAAGAGTGGTTTGAGCAAGTTGTTCAAACGCAAAGCCATTACTACCAAATCATCCATGATTGGCTGGGTACTTACGTGCCTTCAGTGATCCAGCGCTATGATGCGGCACCACATCAGATTAAAAAAGGATTGTTTTTCTTGCCTTGGTTGGTTCTGTTCGTTAGTACGCTTAATTATTTCAATGTTTTTGATCGTGGCTCTACGATCAAATCGGTGCAAGATCCAAATGTGGTGGTGGTAAATCAAGATTTTAGAAAAATGATTGCGGATGGTAAGGTGCAGATTGCTCCGTTCGTAGAAGAGTTGCGGGCTTCAGGAAGAATTGACTTTAATGAGCTCTTTCTATCACGCATCGGCGCCAATGTAACTGGGCGAGTCTCTGAAATACTGGCGGTGCCTGGTCAGGTAGTCAAGCAGGGTGATGTGTTGGCAAAAATTACATCAACTGAGCTAACCCAATCGCAACTCGCTTACTTAAAAGCAAAAAGTGCTAGTCAATTGGCAGACCAGGCTGCTAACCGTGCCAAAATTTTATATAAAGAAGATGTCATTGCATTGGCAGAACTGCAAAAGCGTGAGGCAGAGTCGAGTAGTGCTAAGGCAGAATATCGCGCAGCAAATGATCAGTTACGCGTACAGGGAATGGATCAAGCGAGTATTGATCGTCTTGCTAAATCAGGCGTGATTGAATCGATCAATAATGTAATAGCCACCATTCCTGGTGAAATCGTTGAGCGTAAGATTAACAAGGGTCAAGTAGTTCAACCGGCAGATGCTTTATTTACAGTGGCTGATCTAAGTACGCTATGGGCTATCTCAGAAGTTCCTGAAAGTAATTCGTATTTAATTCGCAAGGGCCAAAAAGCCTCATTACTAATTCCAGCATTGCGCAATCAAGAGATTGAGGGAACGGTTGCACATGTGGATTCCATTGTGAATCCGCAAACCCGTACGGTGGTAGTGCGCATGGAGCTGCCCAATAAAGAAGGCTTAATTAAGCCTGGAATGTTAGCAACGATGCTGATTGAAAGTCAGTCAATTGATAAATTGGTTGTTCCCGTAGGTGCTGTAGTGAGGGAAGACAACCATGATCATGTCTTCGTCAGAATTGATGACGACTTATATCGAATGGTACCAGTTAAGCTTGGCGTGGAAGGTAGGGGGTATCGCCCGGTCATTTCTGGGCTGAAAGAAGGTCAAGAGATTGCGATTGACGGTGCGTATCATCTCAATACGGAGCGTAAGCGTCAGCTTAGCGGCGGATAA
- a CDS encoding CusA/CzcA family heavy metal efflux RND transporter — protein sequence MIERIVRLSLQQRLLVVIIAIVMLVAGLLATKRLSVDAFPDVTNVQVQVAVEAPGKSPEEIERFVTIPIELGMTGLPGLTEMRSLNRNGIAVITLVFTEKTEIYFARQLVTERLIEVSSKMPVGITPVLAPPSTGLGEVYQYTLDHPSDRHRELTVDELSERRAVQDWIVRPMLRSIPGVAEINTQGGYAREYQVLVNPERLRHYQISLQDVYQALARNNANSGGGQMPSYAERYLIRGLGLISKPEDIGKIILKEVKGIPVYVKNVAEVTIGSEIRQGAAIKNGYTESVAGIVQMIRGGNAREVVNRIKLKVAEINEGKLLPDGLQIVPFYDRTDLVNAAMFNVAKVLVEGVILVIILLFLFLGDVRSSLIVVATLLLTPLLTFLVMNRYGISANLMSLGGLAIAIGIMVDGSVVVVENTFAKLGERLKSGESKNRIILEAAAEVGKPVLFGVGIIILVFMPLLSLEGMEGKMFAPMAITIAIALAISLILSFTLSPVLCSYILKGGSEEDTKIVKRLRTPYDRWLNWSLNNPKLVVKRSFIALVLSLLGFLFLGKSFIPVMQEGSITPVIVRAPNISLDESIKLEFEAIKRIMTIPGVEMAVSRLGKGESPADPGQPNESDPIVTLKPLGDRDHTQEEIAQQIREKLKTLPGIELAISQPIAARVDEMVSGVRSQVAVKIFGEDLAVLQKLGSQIGQILTKMKGSNDLRIEQASGQNYLNIRIDRDAIARYGINVSDVNEVIETAIGGKQASTIYEGERRFPLVLRYPANYRNNIDAIQNIILHSPDGAQVLLRDLAEITVKEGPAQISRESGRRRLVVGVNVEGRDLGGFVKEAQDLIAKNVELPQGYSLQWGGQFENMQRAMSRLMIIIPLTILAIFFLLFMLFKSIRLAALIILVLPFASIGGVFGLFITGEYLSVPAAVGFINLWGIAVLNGVVLISFIKQLREDGYTMDEALLHGCGHRFRPVMMTASVAMLALVPMLFSGGPGSEVTRPLAAVVIAGLITSTALTLLVLPVLYRWFEEKEV from the coding sequence ATGATTGAAAGAATTGTTCGTCTCTCGCTACAACAGCGCCTGTTAGTGGTCATTATTGCTATTGTCATGCTGGTGGCAGGCCTACTCGCAACAAAGCGCCTATCAGTCGATGCCTTTCCTGATGTAACCAATGTTCAGGTTCAGGTTGCTGTTGAAGCGCCAGGTAAGTCCCCTGAAGAAATTGAACGCTTTGTCACTATCCCAATTGAATTGGGAATGACTGGTCTGCCAGGTTTAACGGAAATGCGCTCGTTAAACCGAAATGGTATTGCGGTTATAACGCTCGTGTTTACTGAAAAAACTGAAATTTATTTTGCGCGCCAATTGGTTACCGAGCGCTTAATTGAAGTCTCTTCCAAAATGCCGGTAGGAATTACTCCGGTATTAGCCCCTCCCTCAACGGGATTAGGTGAGGTTTATCAATACACCCTAGATCATCCATCAGATCGACATCGTGAATTAACGGTAGATGAGTTGTCAGAACGCCGCGCAGTTCAAGATTGGATTGTTAGACCTATGCTGCGATCAATTCCAGGTGTTGCTGAGATTAATACACAAGGGGGGTACGCAAGAGAATATCAGGTGTTGGTAAATCCAGAACGATTGCGTCACTATCAAATCAGTTTGCAAGATGTGTATCAAGCTCTTGCTAGAAATAATGCCAACTCTGGCGGCGGGCAGATGCCAAGTTATGCCGAACGTTATTTGATAAGGGGCTTAGGTTTAATTAGCAAGCCTGAGGATATCGGCAAAATTATTTTGAAAGAAGTAAAAGGCATCCCAGTCTATGTAAAAAACGTTGCTGAAGTCACTATCGGTAGCGAAATTCGTCAGGGCGCAGCGATCAAAAATGGTTACACCGAGAGTGTGGCTGGTATTGTGCAAATGATTCGAGGTGGTAATGCCCGGGAAGTTGTGAACCGTATCAAATTAAAAGTGGCTGAAATTAACGAAGGCAAGTTATTGCCAGACGGATTGCAGATTGTTCCGTTCTACGATAGAACGGATCTGGTGAATGCGGCAATGTTTAACGTCGCTAAGGTTTTGGTTGAAGGTGTGATCCTCGTTATTATTTTGCTCTTCTTATTTTTGGGGGATGTTCGCTCGTCTTTGATCGTAGTGGCAACATTATTGTTGACGCCGCTATTGACTTTTTTGGTCATGAATCGCTACGGCATTTCAGCAAACTTAATGTCTCTGGGAGGTCTTGCGATTGCTATTGGCATTATGGTGGATGGCTCGGTAGTAGTGGTTGAGAATACATTCGCAAAATTGGGGGAGCGCTTAAAGTCTGGCGAATCGAAAAACAGAATTATTCTGGAAGCTGCCGCAGAGGTTGGTAAACCTGTGCTCTTTGGTGTCGGTATCATTATTTTGGTATTTATGCCCTTGCTATCTTTAGAGGGCATGGAGGGCAAAATGTTTGCCCCTATGGCAATCACGATTGCGATCGCATTGGCTATTTCCTTAATTTTGTCTTTTACTTTGTCTCCAGTGCTTTGCTCCTATATTTTGAAAGGCGGGAGCGAGGAAGATACAAAGATCGTCAAAAGGCTGCGTACACCTTATGATCGCTGGCTCAATTGGAGCCTTAATAATCCTAAATTGGTAGTGAAGCGTTCCTTTATTGCCTTGGTGTTGAGTTTGCTTGGGTTCTTATTTTTAGGGAAGTCTTTTATTCCGGTCATGCAAGAGGGTTCTATTACTCCGGTGATTGTGCGCGCACCTAATATTTCATTAGATGAATCTATCAAGCTTGAGTTTGAAGCTATCAAGAGGATTATGACAATTCCTGGGGTAGAAATGGCGGTATCACGCTTGGGTAAAGGGGAGTCTCCCGCTGATCCTGGGCAACCAAATGAATCTGATCCAATCGTGACGCTTAAGCCCTTGGGGGATAGAGATCATACTCAGGAAGAGATTGCACAACAAATTCGTGAAAAGTTAAAAACACTTCCAGGTATTGAATTAGCGATTTCTCAACCGATTGCAGCACGTGTGGATGAGATGGTCTCTGGAGTTCGTTCACAAGTAGCTGTAAAGATTTTTGGTGAAGATCTTGCAGTCTTACAAAAATTAGGCTCCCAAATTGGGCAAATACTGACGAAAATGAAAGGTAGTAATGATTTACGTATTGAGCAAGCTTCAGGTCAGAACTATCTCAATATCCGAATTGATCGCGATGCAATTGCTCGCTATGGAATCAACGTCTCTGATGTGAATGAAGTGATTGAGACTGCTATTGGCGGCAAGCAAGCTAGCACGATTTATGAGGGCGAAAGGCGCTTTCCTTTGGTGCTTCGTTACCCTGCTAACTACAGAAACAATATTGATGCAATTCAAAATATTATTTTGCATTCACCGGATGGTGCTCAGGTATTGCTGCGAGATTTAGCAGAAATTACCGTCAAAGAGGGGCCTGCCCAAATATCGCGTGAATCAGGTAGGCGTCGCCTAGTGGTGGGGGTGAATGTAGAGGGTCGAGATCTAGGTGGTTTCGTAAAAGAAGCTCAAGACTTAATTGCTAAAAATGTAGAGTTGCCTCAAGGCTATAGCTTGCAATGGGGCGGTCAATTTGAAAATATGCAAAGAGCGATGTCACGCTTGATGATCATTATTCCTTTAACTATTTTAGCCATCTTCTTTTTGTTGTTTATGTTGTTCAAGTCAATCCGCTTGGCTGCCCTCATTATTTTGGTTCTCCCGTTTGCATCTATTGGCGGTGTCTTTGGGCTATTCATTACTGGCGAGTATCTCTCTGTTCCAGCGGCGGTTGGATTTATTAATCTTTGGGGAATTGCCGTTCTTAATGGGGTGGTATTGATCTCGTTCATCAAGCAACTTCGGGAAGATGGTTACACCATGGATGAGGCATTACTTCATGGATGTGGACATCGCTTTAGGCCAGTCATGATGACTGCTTCTGTTGCGATGTTGGCTTTAGTGCCGATGTTATTTTCTGGGGGCCCTGGTTCAGAGGTAACGCGCCCCTTGGCTGCTGTTGTCATTGCTGGCCTGATTACATCAACAGCCCTAACTTTATTGGTATTGCCAGTTTTGTACAGATGGTTTGAAGAGAAAGAGGTGTGA
- a CDS encoding P-II family nitrogen regulator has protein sequence MMEVKAVISPNKLGALRAALLDTPGFPGMTVSKVEGCSAPSKLGKATIKDELTDYSAKVRIEIICNAEIAGSLMDKIVAVCQAGHMGDAVVWCTPVPNAFFVSKSSSSI, from the coding sequence ATGATGGAAGTTAAAGCGGTAATCAGCCCCAATAAATTAGGGGCCCTAAGAGCGGCACTTCTCGATACACCAGGATTTCCGGGTATGACGGTTTCTAAGGTTGAAGGTTGCAGCGCGCCCTCTAAGTTAGGTAAAGCAACTATTAAAGATGAGCTAACGGATTACTCTGCCAAAGTTCGCATTGAGATTATTTGTAATGCAGAAATTGCAGGTTCGCTAATGGATAAAATTGTGGCGGTGTGTCAGGCTGGACATATGGGCGATGCCGTAGTTTGGTGCACGCCCGTCCCAAACGCATTTTTTGTAAGTAAATCATCGAGTTCAATCTGA
- a CDS encoding tripartite tricarboxylate transporter substrate-binding protein encodes MFVTGAKAADFPGDRPITLVVPFAAGGPTDKVARELALAMGKQLKGQVIVDNSPGAGGTIGAKKVINSKNDGYTLLIHHIGMSTAPALYKNLGFDPMNDYEYVGQVADVPMVLVGNKDLPPKNFQELLPYMKANVSKISYANAGVGSASHLCGLLFMSRIELDLTTVPYKGTAPALTDLIGGQVQLMCDQTTNISGQLTTGSIKPYGTTTMQRLKAFDKIPTLNEQGLKNFEIKVWHGVYAPKGTPKAEMDKLSKALQGAIQDPQYKKHMAELGVEIPSQANSTPEGLKKHLKAQIDLWTPIIKAAGIYAD; translated from the coding sequence ATGTTTGTCACTGGCGCCAAAGCTGCTGATTTTCCAGGTGATAGACCCATTACTCTTGTAGTTCCATTTGCGGCTGGCGGTCCAACTGATAAGGTTGCTCGTGAGCTTGCCTTAGCCATGGGAAAACAACTTAAGGGTCAAGTGATTGTGGATAACAGTCCAGGTGCAGGTGGCACGATTGGCGCAAAGAAAGTGATTAACTCTAAGAATGATGGTTACACATTGCTGATTCATCACATTGGTATGTCAACTGCACCAGCGCTCTATAAGAACTTGGGCTTTGATCCGATGAATGATTATGAGTACGTCGGCCAAGTTGCTGACGTGCCAATGGTATTGGTGGGTAATAAAGATTTGCCACCAAAGAATTTCCAAGAATTACTTCCTTACATGAAGGCCAATGTTAGCAAGATCTCTTATGCAAACGCAGGGGTTGGCTCTGCTAGTCACTTATGTGGATTGCTATTTATGAGCCGTATTGAGTTGGACTTGACGACTGTTCCTTATAAAGGTACGGCACCAGCCTTAACCGATTTGATTGGTGGTCAGGTGCAATTAATGTGTGATCAAACCACCAATATCTCGGGTCAATTGACTACTGGCTCTATTAAGCCTTACGGTACAACAACCATGCAGCGCCTGAAAGCATTCGACAAGATTCCTACTCTCAATGAGCAAGGCTTGAAGAACTTTGAAATTAAAGTGTGGCATGGTGTTTATGCACCTAAAGGTACGCCTAAGGCAGAAATGGATAAATTATCCAAAGCTTTACAAGGTGCTATTCAAGATCCTCAATATAAAAAACACATGGCTGAGTTAGGCGTGGAGATTCCATCGCAAGCAAACTCAACCCCAGAGGGCCTCAAGAAACACTTAAAGGCGCAGATCGATTTGTGGACGCCAATTATT